Proteins from one Geomonas agri genomic window:
- a CDS encoding MarR family winged helix-turn-helix transcriptional regulator produces the protein MDDMTEYKLDKSLGHLASRFSRIVLRRFNAVLQQNGMPITSEQYSLLVQLWDSNGLPQGMLAEKTAKDKTTMARLAAGLEERGLIVRLPSPNDARERLLYLTDKGKELMDRATALARGILEEAQQGIDAQELEICRDVLRRACSNLR, from the coding sequence ATGGACGACATGACCGAATACAAGTTGGACAAGTCGCTGGGGCACCTCGCTTCCCGTTTCTCCCGGATCGTGCTCAGGCGCTTCAACGCGGTGCTGCAGCAAAACGGGATGCCGATCACCTCGGAGCAGTACTCGCTGCTGGTGCAGCTTTGGGACAGTAACGGGCTGCCCCAGGGGATGCTGGCGGAGAAGACGGCCAAGGACAAGACCACCATGGCACGGCTGGCCGCAGGACTCGAGGAGCGCGGGCTGATCGTGCGGCTGCCGTCCCCCAACGATGCGCGGGAGCGACTGCTGTACCTGACGGACAAGGGGAAGGAACTGATGGATCGCGCCACCGCACTGGCCCGCGGCATTCTGGAAGAGGCGCAGCAGGGGATCGACGCGCAGGAACTGGAGATCTGCCGGGATGTGCTGCGCCGGGCCTGCAGCAACTTGAGGTAG
- a CDS encoding S8 family peptidase — MTKTLFGLALLGIVSLAQAASAAPDAAAPLYGVGAERAIPGRYIVVFRPGSPGHQVSAALQAAGRLGGTVHYVYTDALQGFAATLPDQALQGLRHNPNVEYIEQDQAVSLGIEVSESASTWNLDRIDQRNLPLDGYYGYTSTGVGVTAYVIDTGVRTSHTEFTGRASIGYDALGGNGQDCNGHGTHVSGTIGGFHYGVAKDVTLVGVRVLDCSGSGTTSGVAAGVDWVTRNKKLPAVANMSLGGGASISLDNAVANSISSGVTYAIAAGNSKQDACRYSPARVPAALTVGATTSSDARASYSNYGACLDIFAPGSNVTSSWYSSDSATNTLSGTSMATPNVTGVAAQYLQLNPTATPAGVAAALTGNATTGVVGNAGKKSPNLLLFTNY; from the coding sequence ATGACCAAGACACTATTCGGATTAGCACTCCTCGGTATCGTTTCCCTGGCGCAGGCAGCGTCAGCCGCTCCCGATGCAGCGGCCCCCCTGTACGGTGTGGGAGCCGAGCGCGCTATCCCCGGACGCTACATCGTCGTCTTCCGCCCCGGCAGCCCGGGGCACCAGGTGAGCGCCGCGCTGCAGGCGGCAGGGCGGCTGGGAGGGACGGTGCACTACGTCTATACCGACGCGCTGCAGGGATTCGCGGCGACGCTTCCCGACCAGGCCCTGCAGGGGCTGCGCCACAACCCCAATGTCGAGTACATCGAGCAGGACCAGGCGGTCTCCCTCGGCATCGAGGTTTCCGAGTCCGCCTCCACCTGGAACCTGGATCGCATCGACCAGCGCAACCTCCCCCTCGACGGCTATTACGGCTACACCAGCACCGGCGTCGGCGTGACCGCCTACGTCATCGATACCGGCGTCCGCACCTCCCACACCGAGTTCACCGGCCGCGCCTCCATCGGCTACGACGCCCTGGGGGGTAACGGTCAGGACTGCAACGGGCATGGCACCCACGTATCCGGCACCATCGGCGGCTTCCACTACGGCGTCGCCAAGGACGTCACCCTGGTCGGCGTGCGGGTGCTGGACTGCTCCGGATCGGGGACCACCTCCGGCGTCGCCGCCGGCGTGGACTGGGTCACCCGGAACAAGAAGCTCCCTGCCGTGGCCAACATGAGCCTCGGGGGAGGGGCCTCCATCTCGCTCGACAACGCCGTGGCCAACTCGATCAGCAGCGGGGTGACCTACGCCATCGCCGCGGGTAACAGCAAGCAGGACGCCTGCCGGTACTCGCCGGCCCGGGTCCCGGCCGCCCTCACCGTAGGCGCCACCACCTCCAGCGACGCGCGCGCTTCCTACTCCAACTACGGCGCCTGCCTCGATATCTTCGCGCCCGGCTCCAACGTCACCTCCTCCTGGTACAGCAGCGACTCGGCGACCAACACCCTGAGCGGTACCTCGATGGCTACCCCCAACGTGACCGGTGTCGCCGCGCAGTACCTACAGTTGAACCCGACGGCCACCCCCGCCGGCGTCGCTGCCGCCTTGACCGGAAACGCGACCACGGGCGTAGTGGGCAACGCCGGCAAGAAGTCGCCCAACCTCCTTTTGTTCACCAACTACTAG